Proteins encoded within one genomic window of Aquarana catesbeiana isolate 2022-GZ linkage group LG03, ASM4218655v1, whole genome shotgun sequence:
- the PRC1 gene encoding protein regulator of cytokinesis 1 isoform X1, with protein MRRSEAIAAESVACLNTALTRLRDIWEEIGIPEDQRLQRTDAVKRHVNILLTRMIEEEENLRERLLKSIDVCRKELFVLCNELHLPPFEADEESTILQLEKDMRTRVEVMLKQKKERIQELKQLKQRDQELCDILCMTPYFIDIPVPSLDELDQFRRHLAALCAEKERREAEFVKTKKQIILCMEELDRLPDTSFERDVVCVEEEAFCLSKENLEALHQLLFQLEEQIGQNRALSEELRSKIVELWDRLGIPEEERNACAAHMTGSKGKTIQALQDELDRLQELKLQNIKNVIEVIRTEIKSYWDKCFYGDEQRRAFTPYYDENYSEDLLSLHDAEINHLKEHYEVHKEMFEGVNKWEENWHLFLELDKKATDPNRYNNRGGNLLKEEKQRAKLQKMLPKLEEELKFRIEAWEEEQQQEFFVNGKKFMDYVAEQWNQLQLEKEREKQERLMKKSRQLEEEMHYGSAPRTPNKRRVLGSTTTPNNKVRKLNGTYVSNTTNSTLRSAFGGTLCHSPVSRPPPSGGKPGLPIRTPTRVFKTPQPRKFEKNKENVSTLNGTAISGGCHLSIPAQRNHSVNSVASTYSEFARDSTHIDSTTISSSENFQKLQELTPPPES; from the exons TGAGGCAATTGCTGCAGAGTCTGTAGCATGCTTGAACACCGCACTAACCCGTCTTCGGGATATATGGGAGGAAATTGGAATACCAGAAGACCAACGGCTACAGAGGACTGATGCTGTAAAGAGACATGTAAAT ATTCTTTTAACAAGAatgatagaggaagaagaaaatttGAGGGAACGTCTTTTAAAAAGCATTGATGTCTGCCGTAAAGAACTGTTTGTGCTCTGCAATGAATTGCACCTTCCTCCATTTGAA GCAGATGAAGAAAGCACTATCCTACAGCTTGAAAAGGACATGAGGACACGAGTTGAAGTTATGCTAAAGCAAAAAAAGGAACGAATTCAAGAACTGAAGCAGTTAAAGCAGCGTGATCAAGAACTGTGTGACATTCTGTGCATGACTCCATACTTCATTGACATTCCGGTTCCGAGCCTGGATGAGCTGGACCAGTTCAGGAGACATTTGGCTGCACTTTGTGCCGAAAAG GAGCGCCGGGAAGCTGAGTTTGTtaaaacaaagaaacaaataaTTCTGTGCATGGAGGAACTAGATCGCTTACCTGATACAAGCTTTGAGAGGGATGTGGTGTGTGTAGAGGAAGAAGCTTTCTGCCTGTCAAAGGAAAATCTAGAAGCTTTGCACCAGCTTCTATTTCAG CTAGAAGAACAAATTGGACAAAACAGAGCACTGAGTGAGGAGCTGCGGTCTAAAATCGTAGAACTCTGGGATAGACTTGGGATTCCAGAAGAGGAGAGGAATGCTTGTGCTGCTCATATGACTGGTTCAAAAGGAAAAACTATTCAAGCa TTACAAGATGAACTGGACCGTTTGCAAGAACTGAAGTTGCagaatattaaaaatgtaattgAAGTTATTCGTACAGAGATAAAATCCTACTGGGACAAATGTTTTTATGGTGATGAACAAAGACGAGCATTTACTCCCTATTATGATG AGAACTACAGTGAAGACCTGCTCAGTCTGCATGATGCTGAAATCAACCACCTTAAGGAACATTATGAAGTGCATAAAGAGATGTTTGAAGGGGTCAATAAGTGGGAAGAGAACTGGCATCTTTTCTTGGAGCTTGAT AAAAAAGCAACAGACCCTAACAGGTATAATAACCGCGGAGGAAATCTtttaaaggaagaaaaacagcgagCAAAGCTACAGAAAATGCTTCCAAAG CTGGAAGAAGAACTCAAATTTCGGATTGAAGCATGGGAAGAGGAACAGCAACAGGAATTCTTTGTGAATGGCAAGAAATTCATGGACTATGTAGCAGAGCAATGGAATCAGCTTCAGctagagaaagaaagggaaaaacagGAGAGA TTAATGAAGAAGTCTCGTCAGTTAGAGGAGGAGATGCATTATGGAAGTGCTCCAAGAACGCCTAATAAACGAAGAGTACTTGGCTctactactactcctaataataAAGTGCGCAAG CTTAATGGCACATATGTTTCCAATACCACCAATAGCACCCTGCGCTCTGCATTCGGTGGGACACTATGCCATTCTCCTGTGTCACGTCCACCTCCTAGTGGTGGCAAG CCTGGACTTCCTATCCGTACCCCAACCAGAGTGTTCAAAACTCCACAGCCAAGGAAGTTTGAGAAGAACAAGGAAAACGTTTCCACTTTAAATGGAACCGCTATAAGCGGTGGGTGCCACCTCTCAATTCCTGCCCAGCGTAACCACAGCGTTAACTCTGTTGCCAGCACCTATTCTGAGTTTGCG AGGGATTCCACACATATTGATTCTACAACCATTTCCTCCAG CGAGAACTTTCAAAAGCTACAAGAGTTGACTCCACCCCCAGAATCTTGA
- the PRC1 gene encoding protein regulator of cytokinesis 1 isoform X3, which produces MRRSEAIAAESVACLNTALTRLRDIWEEIGIPEDQRLQRTDAVKRHVNILLTRMIEEEENLRERLLKSIDVCRKELFVLCNELHLPPFEADEESTILQLEKDMRTRVEVMLKQKKERIQELKQLKQRDQELCDILCMTPYFIDIPVPSLDELDQFRRHLAALCAEKERREAEFVKTKKQIILCMEELDRLPDTSFERDVVCVEEEAFCLSKENLEALHQLLFQLEEQIGQNRALSEELRSKIVELWDRLGIPEEERNACAAHMTGSKGKTIQALQDELDRLQELKLQNIKNVIEVIRTEIKSYWDKCFYGDEQRRAFTPYYDENYSEDLLSLHDAEINHLKEHYEVHKEMFEGVNKWEENWHLFLELDKKATDPNRYNNRGGNLLKEEKQRAKLQKMLPKLEEELKFRIEAWEEEQQQEFFVNGKKFMDYVAEQWNQLQLEKEREKQERLMKKSRQLEEEMHYGSAPRTPNKRRVLGSTTTPNNKVRKPGLPIRTPTRVFKTPQPRKFEKNKENVSTLNGTAISGGCHLSIPAQRNHSVNSVASTYSEFARDSTHIDSTTISSSENFQKLQELTPPPES; this is translated from the exons TGAGGCAATTGCTGCAGAGTCTGTAGCATGCTTGAACACCGCACTAACCCGTCTTCGGGATATATGGGAGGAAATTGGAATACCAGAAGACCAACGGCTACAGAGGACTGATGCTGTAAAGAGACATGTAAAT ATTCTTTTAACAAGAatgatagaggaagaagaaaatttGAGGGAACGTCTTTTAAAAAGCATTGATGTCTGCCGTAAAGAACTGTTTGTGCTCTGCAATGAATTGCACCTTCCTCCATTTGAA GCAGATGAAGAAAGCACTATCCTACAGCTTGAAAAGGACATGAGGACACGAGTTGAAGTTATGCTAAAGCAAAAAAAGGAACGAATTCAAGAACTGAAGCAGTTAAAGCAGCGTGATCAAGAACTGTGTGACATTCTGTGCATGACTCCATACTTCATTGACATTCCGGTTCCGAGCCTGGATGAGCTGGACCAGTTCAGGAGACATTTGGCTGCACTTTGTGCCGAAAAG GAGCGCCGGGAAGCTGAGTTTGTtaaaacaaagaaacaaataaTTCTGTGCATGGAGGAACTAGATCGCTTACCTGATACAAGCTTTGAGAGGGATGTGGTGTGTGTAGAGGAAGAAGCTTTCTGCCTGTCAAAGGAAAATCTAGAAGCTTTGCACCAGCTTCTATTTCAG CTAGAAGAACAAATTGGACAAAACAGAGCACTGAGTGAGGAGCTGCGGTCTAAAATCGTAGAACTCTGGGATAGACTTGGGATTCCAGAAGAGGAGAGGAATGCTTGTGCTGCTCATATGACTGGTTCAAAAGGAAAAACTATTCAAGCa TTACAAGATGAACTGGACCGTTTGCAAGAACTGAAGTTGCagaatattaaaaatgtaattgAAGTTATTCGTACAGAGATAAAATCCTACTGGGACAAATGTTTTTATGGTGATGAACAAAGACGAGCATTTACTCCCTATTATGATG AGAACTACAGTGAAGACCTGCTCAGTCTGCATGATGCTGAAATCAACCACCTTAAGGAACATTATGAAGTGCATAAAGAGATGTTTGAAGGGGTCAATAAGTGGGAAGAGAACTGGCATCTTTTCTTGGAGCTTGAT AAAAAAGCAACAGACCCTAACAGGTATAATAACCGCGGAGGAAATCTtttaaaggaagaaaaacagcgagCAAAGCTACAGAAAATGCTTCCAAAG CTGGAAGAAGAACTCAAATTTCGGATTGAAGCATGGGAAGAGGAACAGCAACAGGAATTCTTTGTGAATGGCAAGAAATTCATGGACTATGTAGCAGAGCAATGGAATCAGCTTCAGctagagaaagaaagggaaaaacagGAGAGA TTAATGAAGAAGTCTCGTCAGTTAGAGGAGGAGATGCATTATGGAAGTGCTCCAAGAACGCCTAATAAACGAAGAGTACTTGGCTctactactactcctaataataAAGTGCGCAAG CCTGGACTTCCTATCCGTACCCCAACCAGAGTGTTCAAAACTCCACAGCCAAGGAAGTTTGAGAAGAACAAGGAAAACGTTTCCACTTTAAATGGAACCGCTATAAGCGGTGGGTGCCACCTCTCAATTCCTGCCCAGCGTAACCACAGCGTTAACTCTGTTGCCAGCACCTATTCTGAGTTTGCG AGGGATTCCACACATATTGATTCTACAACCATTTCCTCCAG CGAGAACTTTCAAAAGCTACAAGAGTTGACTCCACCCCCAGAATCTTGA
- the PRC1 gene encoding protein regulator of cytokinesis 1 isoform X2 — MRRSEAIAAESVACLNTALTRLRDIWEEIGIPEDQRLQRTDAVKRHVNILLTRMIEEEENLRERLLKSIDVCRKELFVLCNELHLPPFEADEESTILQLEKDMRTRVEVMLKQKKERIQELKQLKQRDQELCDILCMTPYFIDIPVPSLDELDQFRRHLAALCAEKERREAEFVKTKKQIILCMEELDRLPDTSFERDVVCVEEEAFCLSKENLEALHQLLFQLEEQIGQNRALSEELRSKIVELWDRLGIPEEERNACAAHMTGSKGKTIQALQDELDRLQELKLQNIKNVIEVIRTEIKSYWDKCFYGDEQRRAFTPYYDENYSEDLLSLHDAEINHLKEHYEVHKEMFEGVNKWEENWHLFLELDKKATDPNRYNNRGGNLLKEEKQRAKLQKMLPKLEEELKFRIEAWEEEQQQEFFVNGKKFMDYVAEQWNQLQLEKEREKQERLMKKSRQLEEEMHYGSAPRTPNKRRVLGSTTTPNNKVRKLNGTYVSNTTNSTLRSAFGGTLCHSPVSRPPPSGGKPGLPIRTPTRVFKTPQPRKFEKNKENVSTLNGTAISGGCHLSIPAQRNHSVNSVASTYSEFARELSKATRVDSTPRILNSTISNM; from the exons TGAGGCAATTGCTGCAGAGTCTGTAGCATGCTTGAACACCGCACTAACCCGTCTTCGGGATATATGGGAGGAAATTGGAATACCAGAAGACCAACGGCTACAGAGGACTGATGCTGTAAAGAGACATGTAAAT ATTCTTTTAACAAGAatgatagaggaagaagaaaatttGAGGGAACGTCTTTTAAAAAGCATTGATGTCTGCCGTAAAGAACTGTTTGTGCTCTGCAATGAATTGCACCTTCCTCCATTTGAA GCAGATGAAGAAAGCACTATCCTACAGCTTGAAAAGGACATGAGGACACGAGTTGAAGTTATGCTAAAGCAAAAAAAGGAACGAATTCAAGAACTGAAGCAGTTAAAGCAGCGTGATCAAGAACTGTGTGACATTCTGTGCATGACTCCATACTTCATTGACATTCCGGTTCCGAGCCTGGATGAGCTGGACCAGTTCAGGAGACATTTGGCTGCACTTTGTGCCGAAAAG GAGCGCCGGGAAGCTGAGTTTGTtaaaacaaagaaacaaataaTTCTGTGCATGGAGGAACTAGATCGCTTACCTGATACAAGCTTTGAGAGGGATGTGGTGTGTGTAGAGGAAGAAGCTTTCTGCCTGTCAAAGGAAAATCTAGAAGCTTTGCACCAGCTTCTATTTCAG CTAGAAGAACAAATTGGACAAAACAGAGCACTGAGTGAGGAGCTGCGGTCTAAAATCGTAGAACTCTGGGATAGACTTGGGATTCCAGAAGAGGAGAGGAATGCTTGTGCTGCTCATATGACTGGTTCAAAAGGAAAAACTATTCAAGCa TTACAAGATGAACTGGACCGTTTGCAAGAACTGAAGTTGCagaatattaaaaatgtaattgAAGTTATTCGTACAGAGATAAAATCCTACTGGGACAAATGTTTTTATGGTGATGAACAAAGACGAGCATTTACTCCCTATTATGATG AGAACTACAGTGAAGACCTGCTCAGTCTGCATGATGCTGAAATCAACCACCTTAAGGAACATTATGAAGTGCATAAAGAGATGTTTGAAGGGGTCAATAAGTGGGAAGAGAACTGGCATCTTTTCTTGGAGCTTGAT AAAAAAGCAACAGACCCTAACAGGTATAATAACCGCGGAGGAAATCTtttaaaggaagaaaaacagcgagCAAAGCTACAGAAAATGCTTCCAAAG CTGGAAGAAGAACTCAAATTTCGGATTGAAGCATGGGAAGAGGAACAGCAACAGGAATTCTTTGTGAATGGCAAGAAATTCATGGACTATGTAGCAGAGCAATGGAATCAGCTTCAGctagagaaagaaagggaaaaacagGAGAGA TTAATGAAGAAGTCTCGTCAGTTAGAGGAGGAGATGCATTATGGAAGTGCTCCAAGAACGCCTAATAAACGAAGAGTACTTGGCTctactactactcctaataataAAGTGCGCAAG CTTAATGGCACATATGTTTCCAATACCACCAATAGCACCCTGCGCTCTGCATTCGGTGGGACACTATGCCATTCTCCTGTGTCACGTCCACCTCCTAGTGGTGGCAAG CCTGGACTTCCTATCCGTACCCCAACCAGAGTGTTCAAAACTCCACAGCCAAGGAAGTTTGAGAAGAACAAGGAAAACGTTTCCACTTTAAATGGAACCGCTATAAGCGGTGGGTGCCACCTCTCAATTCCTGCCCAGCGTAACCACAGCGTTAACTCTGTTGCCAGCACCTATTCTGAGTTTGCG CGAGAACTTTCAAAAGCTACAAGAGTTGACTCCACCCCCAGAATCTTGAACTCTACGATATCTAATATGTAG
- the PRC1 gene encoding protein regulator of cytokinesis 1 isoform X6 encodes MRRSEAIAAESVACLNTALTRLRDIWEEIGIPEDQRLQRTDAVKRHVNILLTRMIEEEENLRERLLKSIDVCRKELFVLCNELHLPPFEADEESTILQLEKDMRTRVEVMLKQKKERIQELKQLKQRDQELCDILCMTPYFIDIPVPSLDELDQFRRHLAALCAEKERREAEFVKTKKQIILCMEELDRLPDTSFERDVVCVEEEAFCLSKENLEALHQLLFQLEEQIGQNRALSEELRSKIVELWDRLGIPEEERNACAAHMTGSKGKTIQALQDELDRLQELKLQNIKNVIEVIRTEIKSYWDKCFYGDEQRRAFTPYYDENYSEDLLSLHDAEINHLKEHYEVHKEMFEGVNKWEENWHLFLELDKKATDPNRYNNRGGNLLKEEKQRAKLQKMLPKLEEELKFRIEAWEEEQQQEFFVNGKKFMDYVAEQWNQLQLEKEREKQERLMKKSRQLEEEMHYGSAPRTPNKRRVLGSTTTPNNKVRKPGLPIRTPTRVFKTPQPRKFEKNKENVSTLNGTAISARTFKSYKS; translated from the exons TGAGGCAATTGCTGCAGAGTCTGTAGCATGCTTGAACACCGCACTAACCCGTCTTCGGGATATATGGGAGGAAATTGGAATACCAGAAGACCAACGGCTACAGAGGACTGATGCTGTAAAGAGACATGTAAAT ATTCTTTTAACAAGAatgatagaggaagaagaaaatttGAGGGAACGTCTTTTAAAAAGCATTGATGTCTGCCGTAAAGAACTGTTTGTGCTCTGCAATGAATTGCACCTTCCTCCATTTGAA GCAGATGAAGAAAGCACTATCCTACAGCTTGAAAAGGACATGAGGACACGAGTTGAAGTTATGCTAAAGCAAAAAAAGGAACGAATTCAAGAACTGAAGCAGTTAAAGCAGCGTGATCAAGAACTGTGTGACATTCTGTGCATGACTCCATACTTCATTGACATTCCGGTTCCGAGCCTGGATGAGCTGGACCAGTTCAGGAGACATTTGGCTGCACTTTGTGCCGAAAAG GAGCGCCGGGAAGCTGAGTTTGTtaaaacaaagaaacaaataaTTCTGTGCATGGAGGAACTAGATCGCTTACCTGATACAAGCTTTGAGAGGGATGTGGTGTGTGTAGAGGAAGAAGCTTTCTGCCTGTCAAAGGAAAATCTAGAAGCTTTGCACCAGCTTCTATTTCAG CTAGAAGAACAAATTGGACAAAACAGAGCACTGAGTGAGGAGCTGCGGTCTAAAATCGTAGAACTCTGGGATAGACTTGGGATTCCAGAAGAGGAGAGGAATGCTTGTGCTGCTCATATGACTGGTTCAAAAGGAAAAACTATTCAAGCa TTACAAGATGAACTGGACCGTTTGCAAGAACTGAAGTTGCagaatattaaaaatgtaattgAAGTTATTCGTACAGAGATAAAATCCTACTGGGACAAATGTTTTTATGGTGATGAACAAAGACGAGCATTTACTCCCTATTATGATG AGAACTACAGTGAAGACCTGCTCAGTCTGCATGATGCTGAAATCAACCACCTTAAGGAACATTATGAAGTGCATAAAGAGATGTTTGAAGGGGTCAATAAGTGGGAAGAGAACTGGCATCTTTTCTTGGAGCTTGAT AAAAAAGCAACAGACCCTAACAGGTATAATAACCGCGGAGGAAATCTtttaaaggaagaaaaacagcgagCAAAGCTACAGAAAATGCTTCCAAAG CTGGAAGAAGAACTCAAATTTCGGATTGAAGCATGGGAAGAGGAACAGCAACAGGAATTCTTTGTGAATGGCAAGAAATTCATGGACTATGTAGCAGAGCAATGGAATCAGCTTCAGctagagaaagaaagggaaaaacagGAGAGA TTAATGAAGAAGTCTCGTCAGTTAGAGGAGGAGATGCATTATGGAAGTGCTCCAAGAACGCCTAATAAACGAAGAGTACTTGGCTctactactactcctaataataAAGTGCGCAAG CCTGGACTTCCTATCCGTACCCCAACCAGAGTGTTCAAAACTCCACAGCCAAGGAAGTTTGAGAAGAACAAGGAAAACGTTTCCACTTTAAATGGAACCGCTATAAGCG CGAGAACTTTCAAAAGCTACAAGAGTTGA
- the PRC1 gene encoding protein regulator of cytokinesis 1 isoform X5: MRRSEAIAAESVACLNTALTRLRDIWEEIGIPEDQRLQRTDAVKRHVNILLTRMIEEEENLRERLLKSIDVCRKELFVLCNELHLPPFEADEESTILQLEKDMRTRVEVMLKQKKERIQELKQLKQRDQELCDILCMTPYFIDIPVPSLDELDQFRRHLAALCAEKERREAEFVKTKKQIILCMEELDRLPDTSFERDVVCVEEEAFCLSKENLEALHQLLFQLEEQIGQNRALSEELRSKIVELWDRLGIPEEERNACAAHMTGSKGKTIQALQDELDRLQELKLQNIKNVIEVIRTEIKSYWDKCFYGDEQRRAFTPYYDENYSEDLLSLHDAEINHLKEHYEVHKEMFEGVNKWEENWHLFLELDKKATDPNRYNNRGGNLLKEEKQRAKLQKMLPKLEEELKFRIEAWEEEQQQEFFVNGKKFMDYVAEQWNQLQLEKEREKQERLMKKSRQLEEEMHYGSAPRTPNKRRVLGSTTTPNNKVRKLNGTYVSNTTNSTLRSAFGGTLCHSPVSRPPPSGGKPGLPIRTPTRVFKTPQPRKFEKNKENVSTLNGTAISEGFHTY; the protein is encoded by the exons TGAGGCAATTGCTGCAGAGTCTGTAGCATGCTTGAACACCGCACTAACCCGTCTTCGGGATATATGGGAGGAAATTGGAATACCAGAAGACCAACGGCTACAGAGGACTGATGCTGTAAAGAGACATGTAAAT ATTCTTTTAACAAGAatgatagaggaagaagaaaatttGAGGGAACGTCTTTTAAAAAGCATTGATGTCTGCCGTAAAGAACTGTTTGTGCTCTGCAATGAATTGCACCTTCCTCCATTTGAA GCAGATGAAGAAAGCACTATCCTACAGCTTGAAAAGGACATGAGGACACGAGTTGAAGTTATGCTAAAGCAAAAAAAGGAACGAATTCAAGAACTGAAGCAGTTAAAGCAGCGTGATCAAGAACTGTGTGACATTCTGTGCATGACTCCATACTTCATTGACATTCCGGTTCCGAGCCTGGATGAGCTGGACCAGTTCAGGAGACATTTGGCTGCACTTTGTGCCGAAAAG GAGCGCCGGGAAGCTGAGTTTGTtaaaacaaagaaacaaataaTTCTGTGCATGGAGGAACTAGATCGCTTACCTGATACAAGCTTTGAGAGGGATGTGGTGTGTGTAGAGGAAGAAGCTTTCTGCCTGTCAAAGGAAAATCTAGAAGCTTTGCACCAGCTTCTATTTCAG CTAGAAGAACAAATTGGACAAAACAGAGCACTGAGTGAGGAGCTGCGGTCTAAAATCGTAGAACTCTGGGATAGACTTGGGATTCCAGAAGAGGAGAGGAATGCTTGTGCTGCTCATATGACTGGTTCAAAAGGAAAAACTATTCAAGCa TTACAAGATGAACTGGACCGTTTGCAAGAACTGAAGTTGCagaatattaaaaatgtaattgAAGTTATTCGTACAGAGATAAAATCCTACTGGGACAAATGTTTTTATGGTGATGAACAAAGACGAGCATTTACTCCCTATTATGATG AGAACTACAGTGAAGACCTGCTCAGTCTGCATGATGCTGAAATCAACCACCTTAAGGAACATTATGAAGTGCATAAAGAGATGTTTGAAGGGGTCAATAAGTGGGAAGAGAACTGGCATCTTTTCTTGGAGCTTGAT AAAAAAGCAACAGACCCTAACAGGTATAATAACCGCGGAGGAAATCTtttaaaggaagaaaaacagcgagCAAAGCTACAGAAAATGCTTCCAAAG CTGGAAGAAGAACTCAAATTTCGGATTGAAGCATGGGAAGAGGAACAGCAACAGGAATTCTTTGTGAATGGCAAGAAATTCATGGACTATGTAGCAGAGCAATGGAATCAGCTTCAGctagagaaagaaagggaaaaacagGAGAGA TTAATGAAGAAGTCTCGTCAGTTAGAGGAGGAGATGCATTATGGAAGTGCTCCAAGAACGCCTAATAAACGAAGAGTACTTGGCTctactactactcctaataataAAGTGCGCAAG CTTAATGGCACATATGTTTCCAATACCACCAATAGCACCCTGCGCTCTGCATTCGGTGGGACACTATGCCATTCTCCTGTGTCACGTCCACCTCCTAGTGGTGGCAAG CCTGGACTTCCTATCCGTACCCCAACCAGAGTGTTCAAAACTCCACAGCCAAGGAAGTTTGAGAAGAACAAGGAAAACGTTTCCACTTTAAATGGAACCGCTATAAGCG AGGGATTCCACACATATTGA
- the PRC1 gene encoding protein regulator of cytokinesis 1 isoform X4: MRRSEAIAAESVACLNTALTRLRDIWEEIGIPEDQRLQRTDAVKRHVNILLTRMIEEEENLRERLLKSIDVCRKELFVLCNELHLPPFEADEESTILQLEKDMRTRVEVMLKQKKERIQELKQLKQRDQELCDILCMTPYFIDIPVPSLDELDQFRRHLAALCAEKERREAEFVKTKKQIILCMEELDRLPDTSFERDVVCVEEEAFCLSKENLEALHQLLFQLEEQIGQNRALSEELRSKIVELWDRLGIPEEERNACAAHMTGSKGKTIQALQDELDRLQELKLQNIKNVIEVIRTEIKSYWDKCFYGDEQRRAFTPYYDENYSEDLLSLHDAEINHLKEHYEVHKEMFEGVNKWEENWHLFLELDKKATDPNRYNNRGGNLLKEEKQRAKLQKMLPKLEEELKFRIEAWEEEQQQEFFVNGKKFMDYVAEQWNQLQLEKEREKQERLMKKSRQLEEEMHYGSAPRTPNKRRVLGSTTTPNNKVRKLNGTYVSNTTNSTLRSAFGGTLCHSPVSRPPPSGGKPGLPIRTPTRVFKTPQPRKFEKNKENVSTLNGTAISARTFKSYKS, encoded by the exons TGAGGCAATTGCTGCAGAGTCTGTAGCATGCTTGAACACCGCACTAACCCGTCTTCGGGATATATGGGAGGAAATTGGAATACCAGAAGACCAACGGCTACAGAGGACTGATGCTGTAAAGAGACATGTAAAT ATTCTTTTAACAAGAatgatagaggaagaagaaaatttGAGGGAACGTCTTTTAAAAAGCATTGATGTCTGCCGTAAAGAACTGTTTGTGCTCTGCAATGAATTGCACCTTCCTCCATTTGAA GCAGATGAAGAAAGCACTATCCTACAGCTTGAAAAGGACATGAGGACACGAGTTGAAGTTATGCTAAAGCAAAAAAAGGAACGAATTCAAGAACTGAAGCAGTTAAAGCAGCGTGATCAAGAACTGTGTGACATTCTGTGCATGACTCCATACTTCATTGACATTCCGGTTCCGAGCCTGGATGAGCTGGACCAGTTCAGGAGACATTTGGCTGCACTTTGTGCCGAAAAG GAGCGCCGGGAAGCTGAGTTTGTtaaaacaaagaaacaaataaTTCTGTGCATGGAGGAACTAGATCGCTTACCTGATACAAGCTTTGAGAGGGATGTGGTGTGTGTAGAGGAAGAAGCTTTCTGCCTGTCAAAGGAAAATCTAGAAGCTTTGCACCAGCTTCTATTTCAG CTAGAAGAACAAATTGGACAAAACAGAGCACTGAGTGAGGAGCTGCGGTCTAAAATCGTAGAACTCTGGGATAGACTTGGGATTCCAGAAGAGGAGAGGAATGCTTGTGCTGCTCATATGACTGGTTCAAAAGGAAAAACTATTCAAGCa TTACAAGATGAACTGGACCGTTTGCAAGAACTGAAGTTGCagaatattaaaaatgtaattgAAGTTATTCGTACAGAGATAAAATCCTACTGGGACAAATGTTTTTATGGTGATGAACAAAGACGAGCATTTACTCCCTATTATGATG AGAACTACAGTGAAGACCTGCTCAGTCTGCATGATGCTGAAATCAACCACCTTAAGGAACATTATGAAGTGCATAAAGAGATGTTTGAAGGGGTCAATAAGTGGGAAGAGAACTGGCATCTTTTCTTGGAGCTTGAT AAAAAAGCAACAGACCCTAACAGGTATAATAACCGCGGAGGAAATCTtttaaaggaagaaaaacagcgagCAAAGCTACAGAAAATGCTTCCAAAG CTGGAAGAAGAACTCAAATTTCGGATTGAAGCATGGGAAGAGGAACAGCAACAGGAATTCTTTGTGAATGGCAAGAAATTCATGGACTATGTAGCAGAGCAATGGAATCAGCTTCAGctagagaaagaaagggaaaaacagGAGAGA TTAATGAAGAAGTCTCGTCAGTTAGAGGAGGAGATGCATTATGGAAGTGCTCCAAGAACGCCTAATAAACGAAGAGTACTTGGCTctactactactcctaataataAAGTGCGCAAG CTTAATGGCACATATGTTTCCAATACCACCAATAGCACCCTGCGCTCTGCATTCGGTGGGACACTATGCCATTCTCCTGTGTCACGTCCACCTCCTAGTGGTGGCAAG CCTGGACTTCCTATCCGTACCCCAACCAGAGTGTTCAAAACTCCACAGCCAAGGAAGTTTGAGAAGAACAAGGAAAACGTTTCCACTTTAAATGGAACCGCTATAAGCG CGAGAACTTTCAAAAGCTACAAGAGTTGA